A stretch of the Clavibacter sp. B3I6 genome encodes the following:
- a CDS encoding DUF1684 domain-containing protein, whose product MPSAVTALHVADWRRRTHEMYAEVRWVAQTDPAAAHALWRRTRDDMFRSHPATPLLAEHRAGFERLDVADYDPAWRFELEIHDDRGEERHEVETGTDGIVPFELLGSVHLPAADGRDAATLDVWRLASYGGGLHLPVKDASHRREGGTYGGGRYLLDTVKGSDLGPGAPGSIVVDLNFAYNPSCAYDPEWACPLAPAGNVLDLEVPVGEMAFSPEGPASL is encoded by the coding sequence ATGCCCTCCGCCGTCACCGCCCTCCACGTCGCCGACTGGCGCCGCCGCACGCACGAGATGTACGCGGAGGTGCGCTGGGTGGCGCAGACGGATCCCGCCGCGGCCCACGCCCTCTGGCGCCGCACGCGCGACGACATGTTCCGCAGCCACCCCGCGACGCCGCTCCTCGCCGAGCACCGCGCCGGCTTCGAGCGCCTCGACGTGGCGGACTACGACCCGGCCTGGCGGTTCGAGCTGGAGATCCACGACGACCGCGGCGAGGAGCGCCACGAGGTGGAGACGGGCACCGACGGCATCGTGCCGTTCGAGCTCCTGGGATCCGTGCACCTGCCCGCCGCCGACGGACGCGACGCGGCGACCCTCGACGTCTGGCGCCTCGCGAGCTACGGCGGCGGCCTGCACCTGCCCGTGAAGGACGCGTCGCACCGGCGGGAGGGCGGCACCTACGGGGGCGGGCGCTACCTGCTCGACACCGTGAAGGGATCCGACCTCGGACCCGGCGCCCCGGGGTCGATCGTCGTCGACCTGAACTTCGCCTACAACCCGTCCTGCGCCTACGACCCGGAGTGGGCCTGCCCCCTCGCGCCGGCCGGGAACGTGCTCGACCTCGAGGTGCCCGTGGGCGAGATGGCGTTCTCCCCGGAGGGACCTGCTAGCCTGTAG